The Quercus lobata isolate SW786 chromosome 9, ValleyOak3.0 Primary Assembly, whole genome shotgun sequence region AACTGGGTTTAGgtcaaaaaattataggagTAAAAAGGGTTGTAAAACCTATAATCCTTACCAAATTTTTGACGATTCAGGTCAACCCATAGTGTTGGGTTGGAAAAATGTGAATAGGTACTGTCTTGTAGACGTGTTTTAATAtaagtaagaaataaaattatttaattaatatttgaatataaaagaaaaattatttaaaattttggctaAAGGCCCCAAATACATTGAACAGGCTTAGACATTGGTATTAATTAAAGGTTGTGATTCTTGTGAATATGGGGCTTCTTTCCtatccttattttaaaaagaaaaaaaaaaaatcagagaagatTGTAAATTATTTAATCTCCGTAAAAAAATTCAGGTTGGGTGTAAGGTgaggataaaaagaaaaaaagaaaagtgaaaaaagaagtTGGAGAGAATGagaatgatataaaataatgaacaaagtttagttataaaattagttgtaactttcggctacaaccttacttaatatctttttattagagaacaattttaacaaattcaccattggattacatcttcttcttatatcttccatgcttgcaaaatttttagaaaattaaagatcaacaGTTATATTATccataaattgtttaaattgcaagtttttataatttaaaattatgtataaaatataatcttagagcatccacatccaTGGATGCAAAATCTtgcaaaataccaaaaaaaacccttcattttacacattttgacaaaaaaaaaaaaaaaacacattggtgggtgtaaaattgtgcataaataaACAATTGCTACAGTAACTGTGCATATATGCATGATTACTGTAGcacttgcatttaatattttagtaatatttttctctctccttgaCTCTGGTTGCTCTCACTCTCACCTCACTCTTCCTTTTTCTCATTTGATCAAATCATCAAACCACAAAAGCCAATCAAATCATCACCTAATCAAACATCTCTTGCCACTGCAACCGATTAAATCATCTCTCGCCGCCGCCGCCGATCGCCACCGCCCGATCTCTTGCTAATTGCCTAATCAAATCCTCAGACTAGCAAATCATCAACATTAAACCTTCACTAATCTCTCGCTATTTGATCTCTTGCCAATCGCCAATCACCACAAAACCTCTCTTTGTTTGATTTCTTGTCCTTTGTTTCTAGTAGAGGGGTTGAACTCGCTGTTGCTCACGTCGATCGCCACTGGTAGAGGGGTTGATCTCACCgctatcttttttctttgtttgatgattttgattagTGGGTTTTGATTAGTaggttttgatgattttgattaatgattttgggattttgatggttgggttgatgatggtggttgtgtgggttgatgatggtggttgtgTGGGTTGATGATGGAGGCTAGGTTGATGATCGTCGCTGCACTGATTGTTGATGGTGGCTGGGTATTGAGtcaagaatgaatattttattgaataaatgtgtagaatagacaaactgatgtggatgttttgtaaaagtggatgtgtaaaatagaaaaaaaaaaacatgttttttcttgcaaaatggACAGAAATTATGCATCTACtcagtggcggagccaggaatTTTGAGTTGGGGGGGCCGAATTATATATTCTGTCAagataaactcaaataaaaaatagacacTCCCCTAAAAAATCCACataatatatgtatgtgtgtgtgtgtgtaaatataaaatatataaattgtttgCAAAACTTTATCCATGTTTGATAAATCAATATCATAATGTTATAATTGAAGTATCATatgagcttttttattttttgataaaatcttgagaataggaaatttcaaccaaattgtatatattatcaatgttgaatgatttgaaCATATTAATTGGAATTAAAATTGAGCTAAAAATTAGGGGTTCCACACTTCCACTATTTACTCAAAAAACTTACTACCTAACTATTTCATTCTATTGTAATTGTATATCAACTCTAAGCTctctttttttaggaaaaattactaaattattttatcaatgtTTTCTTTTGGGGGGCCAactcctattttttttcttcatataacctttatatatttataaaatatacttaaattgtaaaaaaaattaaaaattttggaggggCCAAGGCCCCCCCAAGGATAcatgtggctccgccactgcaTCTACTGATGCGGATACTCTTATAGATCATAtgataaataatatctgattgatacaaaatttgacatatgtattaaaaatataaagaatatgtaattaaacagttaaattttcaaaatatacaataatatttattttatgacgTTAACCTTAACTTACAACATAATGTAATTTTAACtaacaaccaattttgtagcacTTTCTTCTAAAATGTTAGGTGGGACCTGAAAAGAATGTTTTAAAACATCGGTTCCCAAGAGCATCCCCTTTCCCACGCTATAATGCTACGCATATTCCCGTGACTCTTAACTGATCAGCCATTCACAGCCAACCACATGAAACTAAAACCTCATGTTTCTAACATGGTAACCAACATCACAAGATCATACAAGTAACTCTGTTCTGTCACTGGCATCATCATCAATACTCTTACAAAATGGCTTCAAAAACCTTTCCATTTGCAGTTCTAGCACATGGGTGTTTTTCGTCACGCCCACCCACCTTAACTTCTAATAATAAGTCCTTTACTCCACAACCCATCAAGCATTTACGCTATCTCTGTGTCAATCACAGGTTGTCTGCAAAAGATAATGGACATATGTTGGTTTCCCACTTCTTCAAATCCTCAACTTGGAGGTAACTTTCATCTGCTTACTTGATTCTTAATCATTCTAATCTTTGGTTGctcagaaaaaagaaagaatgaaaaataaaaggcaatgGTGAAAGTTTGAATATGACTGATTTTCTCTGTTGCttcatttttttgctaaattagTTGATACACATTCAGTAGCCAGCAAAAGTGTCAGAATTTGGTGCTGGGTTTTGATGTTTCGGGTGGATATTTAATGCTTTGAGCAATTTATACATTCTTGATTGATGAATGATCGCTGAATTTATGTGTTGGTATATCGACCAATATAATAATCTAGACCTAATGACAACTATGATGGTTTCCAGGTTCATTATCGCTTTACTAATCAAAGTACTATTATGTAGTAATTGCTTGCGCTTAAGTTACACTGCTTCTTCATATATTTCCAGGAACTTAATATTTACCTCAATTATCAGAAATgtctcttattttcaaaaagtaaTGGACAAAAGTTAGCTACAATATTGGTTGAAGCTTTAGGTTACAACCttgctcaataaaataaacattactacatattttgaaaaattaaccgttgaattacatgttctttatgctctcaatatacatgtcaaattttgtatcaatcggatattatttactgtatgatctataagcttatattttatgcataattttattgatgacatggctattgatttttaattttctagaaattttgcaagcatggaggatgtaagaagaagatataatccaatgataaatttgtcaaaattcatctctaataaaaagatattgagtaaagttgtaaccttaggctataaccaattttgtaactaaattttatccaaaagtGATATCTTTCCTATGTAATTTGGACAAGTTAGCTTTTACGGATGCCCTTCTCTAACATCCAATAGTTCGCACTATGTGCGTAGAACTTCGATGGTTTTCTTGTGAGAGTGATACTAGGGAAAGCACACGTTTTATTACATGCGTCTTACGAACTTATGCATCTCCACTcatttatcacaaaaaaaaagtaactagtAAATGTATTTATTATGCTATTAAAGTGGCACTAATTAAATTCTTGCCACATAGTAGTTGGTAAGCATTTTTTAGTAAAactggcaatatttttagcattttccttcaTGTAATGCCTGAAGCATgtatgtttcaaatttttttggtataatgCCTTGCAATTTCCTATCATtcgtctgttttttttttttttttgtgtgtgtgtgtgtgtgtgtcattTTGAGCATAGAATGTAATAtatcttgtttttgaaaatagtatTAGAAGCTTTCAACAGGAGAATGCAGAGTTATGAAGATGCTAGATCTCAAGATATTCTGGATGAACAAGATAGATTAACTGATGAGGTGATTGGAAATGAGAATAATGGACGTGGTTCATTCCTGGCTAAAGTGGCAATTGTGCTGGGCATAGCTGCAACAGCCACGATAATATCTATTTGCCTCAAGTGGCCTGTTCTTGGATCATCGCTTGGAATTCAATTTCTGGCTGAAGGTTCATCCTCTTCAGTAATGGCTGCTCCCCCTGTTGGTTTCACTTTCAAAGCTTTTGGATACAATGTTGTACTTCCAGAATATGCACCAGGGTATGCGCATTTGTCTGGCTCCCCACTCAATAAAAAAGCTCTAGATTTCTTCTGAGCTGGCCTTCCAGAACTGTCTCTAAATTTTTACATAATTCACTGAAACAGATTGCTCCTCTATATCTATCTCCAGTTAGACTTATCAGCAACAAAATAATCTGCCGTTAAAATTCATCCTGATGCAAACtgtgattttttattaattcaatttttctttttcttttttgcggGTAGGGGAGGTGAAATTATAGtttaatattgaaattcaatCCATGTGAGATCATTCTCTGTTAGagctaaattttatattttaacttgAAAACCATCATCATGTTTGCTTTGCCTTCACCATTGTTACTTCATTAATAGAAAAGTTTTGAGGAATTTACAAATATACTGCAATGCAGATGGATCTACTTTTGGTTACTTATGGCTGCTGGGTGTGGACTTTTCATTAGTGAAGAGGCTCTAAATATTTGGGTTTGTCTTCTTTATTGGTACTTCTGTTTCACAATCTCAAGTTTTTACCTCTTTGGATTTAGTACTGTTTCTGGTCTTTTTACCTCTTTGGATTTAGTACTGTTTCTGGTCTGTACCAACGGTGTCTTATAATTTAGTGTTGTTTGAACTTCTGAGTGACCTTTGGATTTAAATTTTAGGTTGGCATAACTTTAGCACGGTTGCTGACTTTGGATGGGACATGGCACTCTTTTACTGAATCTTTCTCGAGAAATGCTCCGTACATAATATCCAGCATTCTGTGGGTATACTGGTTAGTTATAGCTCTATATTAACCTTAAATTCTTTGCAGCCATTGTTACAtagtcaactttttttttttcaaagaatcgACTCGGGATGTGAAGCCTACCAGTATTGTCTACAAGAATGCTGCTCTGTACTTTATTGTAGCAGTTGGTGGTTTTTTTGCTGTCTGTCTACTgctatattttattattttgaaatgtgACAGTCATCTTTCAGGGGAGTTTGCATCAGTGATCTGATACCATTTTATCTGGGGAAGCTTTTCAGGCAATCAGGGGCATCTGATGATGTTTGTTCGAGGGTAAGTTCAGCTTACTTGcttctgaatttttttcattcctcAGCATGATAGATAAATACATCCACAAAATCCCATACatttagtattatatatatgtgcatATGAAGAGTTCTTATCTgcaactattaaaaaaaaaaaaaaaaactgatttacTGTTCTCATTCTTTGGAAATATCACAATCCTGATAATGACTGTAGTTAGGGATTGGCAAAGAGAAGGCCTTAAACATTACTCACACGGTGCAAAAATATCGCAATTTCTCTGGCTTTGGTGAGCTCTAAGAGCTTTGTTATATTTATGtgtgattttattaaaattttcaatttgcatGTGCAGTCTCAGGTATCTCTCATGAGGACATGTTACCTGATTTTATATCTTACAATAATTGgcatttcttttataaaatttatatggataacaaatttttgttgcattGTGATTGGATGATTCAGCATTCCTGTTAGGCTTTGAGCCTTTGACGGTACCCCTGTACATCAATACAGGGTCCACAGCAATATAGTCCCTACTCACTTAGCTGTCAATTTGGTTTTTTCATGTTTTACTCTTTAAACATGATTAGCTACT contains the following coding sequences:
- the LOC115959529 gene encoding uncharacterized protein LOC115959529 isoform X2: MASKTFPFAVLAHGCFSSRPPTLTSNNKSFTPQPIKHLRYLCVNHRLSAKDNGHMLVSHFFKSSTWRRMQSYEDARSQDILDEQDRLTDEVIGNENNGRGSFLAKVAIVLGIAATATIISICLKWPVLGSSLGIQFLAEGSSSSVMAAPPVGFTFKAFGYNVVLPEYAPGWIYFWLLMAAGCGLFISEEALNIWVGITLARLLTLDGTWHSFTESFSRNAPYIISSILWVYWGVCISDLIPFYLGKLFRQSGASDDVCSRLGIGKEKALNITHTVQKYRNFSGFVERFSLGVRNPTAFLAGAMGISPECFFAGVCCGGLITLPLQLGIGFLLREHPVAALATVATAVGIWTVFPYAVAASTALFLFLRRHYSS
- the LOC115959529 gene encoding uncharacterized protein LOC115959529 isoform X5, which translates into the protein MASKTFPFAVLAHGCFSSRPPTLTSNNKSFTPQPIKHLRYLCVNHRLSAKDNGHMLVSHFFKSSTWRRMQSYEDARSQDILDEQDRLTDEVIGNENNGRGSFLAKVAIVLGIAATATIISICLKWPVLGSSLGIQFLAEGSSSSVMAAPPVGFTFKAFGYNVVLPEYAPGWIYFWLLMAAGCGLFISEEALNIWVGITLARLLTLDGTWHSFTESFSRNAPYIISSILWVYCFSGNQGHLMMFVRGRTIFPRSEKSNSFPSRGHGYFSRVLLCWSLLWWLDHSSPSVRDWILVEGASCGCPCYSCNSSGNLDCFPICCGCFNGIIPFPATPLLLLVLIVVS
- the LOC115959529 gene encoding uncharacterized protein LOC115959529 isoform X1 yields the protein MASKTFPFAVLAHGCFSSRPPTLTSNNKSFTPQPIKHLRYLCVNHRLSAKDNGHMLVSHFFKSSTWRRMQSYEDARSQDILDEQDRLTDEVIGNENNGRGSFLAKVAIVLGIAATATIISICLKWPVLGSSLGIQFLAEGSSSSVMAAPPVGFTFKAFGYNVVLPEYAPGWIYFWLLMAAGCGLFISEEALNIWVGITLARLLTLDGTWHSFTESFSRNAPYIISSILIDSGCEAYQYCLQECCSSSFRGVCISDLIPFYLGKLFRQSGASDDVCSRLGIGKEKALNITHTVQKYRNFSGFVERFSLGVRNPTAFLAGAMGISPECFFAGVCCGGLITLPLQLGIGFLLREHPVAALATVATAVGIWTVFPYAVAASTALFLFLRRHYSS
- the LOC115959529 gene encoding uncharacterized protein LOC115959529 isoform X3 encodes the protein MASKTFPFAVLAHGCFSSRPPTLTSNNKSFTPQPIKHLRYLCVNHRLSAKDNGHMLVSHFFKSSTWRRMQSYEDARSQDILDEQDRLTDEVIGNENNGRGSFLAKVAIVLGIAATATIISICLKWPVLGSSLGIQFLAEGSSSSVMAAPPVGFTFKAFGYNVVLPEYAPGWIYFWLLMAAGCGLFISEEALNIWVGITLARLLTLDGTWHSFTESFSRNAPYIISSILIDSGCEAYQYCLQECCSSSFRGVCISDLIPFYLGKLFRQSGASDDVCSRLGIGKEKALNITHTVQKYRNFSGFVERFSLGVRNPTAFLAGAMGISPECFFAGVCCGGLITLPLQVCLGKKS
- the LOC115959529 gene encoding uncharacterized protein LOC115959529 isoform X4 produces the protein MDICWFPTSSNPQLGVLEAFNRRMQSYEDARSQDILDEQDRLTDEVIGNENNGRGSFLAKVAIVLGIAATATIISICLKWPVLGSSLGIQFLAEGSSSSVMAAPPVGFTFKAFGYNVVLPEYAPGWIYFWLLMAAGCGLFISEEALNIWVGITLARLLTLDGTWHSFTESFSRNAPYIISSILIDSGCEAYQYCLQECCSSSFRGVCISDLIPFYLGKLFRQSGASDDVCSRLGIGKEKALNITHTVQKYRNFSGFVERFSLGVRNPTAFLAGAMGISPECFFAGVCCGGLITLPLQLGIGFLLREHPVAALATVATAVGIWTVFPYAVAASTALFLFLRRHYSS